Proteins from a genomic interval of Chanos chanos chromosome 3, fChaCha1.1, whole genome shotgun sequence:
- the oard1 gene encoding ADP-ribose glycohydrolase OARD1 isoform X2 translates to MFGGAWKRGHPLKLASVYYQICLMMEKCLVRNTGVVARSQVPPKYDQKYGQCKEEEKLATDGWSLRHLRGDLFSCPAGESLAHCISQDCRMGAGIAVLFRKKFHGVEELKKQHKLPGQCAVLERSGRYIYYLITKEKYFHKPTYDTLRQSLQAMKVHCLSNGVTHVSMPRIGCGLDRLKWEKVSEILEEVFWQTDIQITIYSL, encoded by the exons ATGTTTGGTGGGGCATGGAAACGTGGTCATCCACTTAAGTTGGCATCAGTATATTATCAGATTTGTTTGATGATGGAGAAATGTCTGGTCAGAAATACAG GTGTCGTGGCGCGCTCCCAGGTGCCTCCAAAATATGATCAAAAGTATGGACAAtgcaaagaagaagaaaaa TTGGCTACTGACGGCTGGAGTCTGCGCCATTTGAGAGGTGATTTGTTCTCCTGCCCTGCTGGTGAGTCTCTGGCCCATTGCATCAGTCAGGACTGCCGCATGGGAGCTGGCATAGCAGTGTTGTTTAGGAAGAAGTTTCATGGCGTGGAGGAGCTCAAAAAACAGC ACAAGCTTCCAGGCCAGTGTGCAGTGCTTGAAAGATCTGGGCGTTATATCTACTACTTG ATTACAAAGGAAAAGTACTTCCACAAGCCTACTTATGACACCCTGAGACAGAGCCTGCAGGCCATGAAAGTTCACTGTTTAAGCAATGGAGTCACCCATGTGTCAATGCCCAG GATTGGCTGTGGCCTGGACCGTCTAAAGTGGGAGAAAGTGTCTGAAATCTTAGAGGAAGTCTTCTGGCAGACAGATATTCAAATCACTATATACTCATTGTAG
- the oard1 gene encoding ADP-ribose glycohydrolase OARD1 isoform X1 codes for MFGGAWKRGHPLKLASVYYQICLMMEKCLVRNTGVVARSQVPPKYDQKYGQCKEEEKVRGPMNLATDGWSLRHLRGDLFSCPAGESLAHCISQDCRMGAGIAVLFRKKFHGVEELKKQHKLPGQCAVLERSGRYIYYLITKEKYFHKPTYDTLRQSLQAMKVHCLSNGVTHVSMPRIGCGLDRLKWEKVSEILEEVFWQTDIQITIYSL; via the exons ATGTTTGGTGGGGCATGGAAACGTGGTCATCCACTTAAGTTGGCATCAGTATATTATCAGATTTGTTTGATGATGGAGAAATGTCTGGTCAGAAATACAG GTGTCGTGGCGCGCTCCCAGGTGCCTCCAAAATATGATCAAAAGTATGGACAAtgcaaagaagaagaaaaagtgcGTGGACCAATGAAC TTGGCTACTGACGGCTGGAGTCTGCGCCATTTGAGAGGTGATTTGTTCTCCTGCCCTGCTGGTGAGTCTCTGGCCCATTGCATCAGTCAGGACTGCCGCATGGGAGCTGGCATAGCAGTGTTGTTTAGGAAGAAGTTTCATGGCGTGGAGGAGCTCAAAAAACAGC ACAAGCTTCCAGGCCAGTGTGCAGTGCTTGAAAGATCTGGGCGTTATATCTACTACTTG ATTACAAAGGAAAAGTACTTCCACAAGCCTACTTATGACACCCTGAGACAGAGCCTGCAGGCCATGAAAGTTCACTGTTTAAGCAATGGAGTCACCCATGTGTCAATGCCCAG GATTGGCTGTGGCCTGGACCGTCTAAAGTGGGAGAAAGTGTCTGAAATCTTAGAGGAAGTCTTCTGGCAGACAGATATTCAAATCACTATATACTCATTGTAG
- the guca1b gene encoding guanylyl cyclase-activating protein 2 — protein sequence MGQRLSEENDDKEIDVAELQEWYKKFVVECPSGTLFMHEFKSFFGVQGNQEAADYIENMFRAFDKNGDNTIDFLEYVAALNLVLRGKLEHKLKWTFKMYDKDGSGCIDKTELKEIVESIYRLKKACHGELDEECNLLTPDQVVDRIFELVDENGDGELSLDEFIDGARRDKWVMKMLQMDVNPGDWINEQRRRSANF from the exons ATGGGTCAGCGCCTCAGTGAGGAAAATGATGACAAAGAGATTGATGTGGCTGAGCTGCAGGAGTGGTACAAGAAATTTGTGGTGGAATGTCCCAGCGGAACCCTTTTTATGCATGAGTTCAAGAGCTTCTTCGGCGTTCAAGGCAACCAAGAGGCTGCAGACTATATTGAAAATATGTTTCGGGCCTTTGACAAGAATGGG gacAACACCATTGATTTTCTGGAATATGTTGCGGCCTTGAATCTTGTGTTGCGGGGAAAGCTGGAGCATAAACTGAAATGGACTTTTAAAATGTACGACAAGGATGGGAGTGGTTGCATtgacaaaacagaactgaagGAAATTGTGGAG TCTATCTACCGCCTAAAGAAGGCCTGCCACGGTGAATTAGATGAAGAATGTAACCTTCTGACCCCAGATCAGGTTGTGGACCGGATATTTGAGCTAGTGGATGAGAATGGTGATG GTGAACTCTCTCTGGATGAGTTCATTGATGGAGCACGCCGCGATAAGTGGGTCATGAAGATGTTACAGATGGATGTCAATCCAGGGGACTGGATTAACGAGCAGCGACGCAGGAGCGCCAATTTCTAA